The following are from one region of the Arthrobacter sp. TMP15 genome:
- a CDS encoding helix-turn-helix transcriptional regulator, producing the protein MGSSFGDRLKQERLSRSLTQGELGGELYSASYISLLESARREPTTDIIRELARQLQLTPCTVAEWAETASPEESEYLRLSLSARQSWDTRDYVGAANSAQYAANLARASKDPVTWWDMTFLAANSLRQNGDYSGACEVLQSLLEHSLTRENDALSLRAHQVMAAAMLDAGSLQDSIIHATQAVEIGSGDSAEEFSAYLMALQTLVGALAESGRLDEAWTHTLTLAEAVNEETSAQIAGEIHWVIGNVAFIRQDTRAGLKHHAKASHLLSPSVDLSRWAQFNKATAWVRLTAGVVEPATLQAIERSELAHSIVGATTAENLEILLLRARWNYLNGDFPQALELLGLIEAQKTELAPHIAGDSALVLGNVLQASGRLQEALGAYRDAQDRYVRAGALDRAAVARDHAAQIATDRT; encoded by the coding sequence GTGGGCAGCAGTTTTGGTGACCGGCTGAAACAAGAACGCTTATCTCGGAGCCTGACTCAAGGCGAACTTGGCGGCGAACTTTATTCAGCGAGCTATATTTCACTCCTTGAAAGCGCCCGCCGCGAGCCTACAACGGACATCATCCGGGAGCTCGCACGCCAACTCCAACTCACACCTTGCACAGTTGCGGAGTGGGCAGAAACCGCCTCCCCGGAAGAAAGCGAATACCTCAGACTTTCCCTTAGTGCCCGGCAAAGTTGGGACACCCGTGATTACGTCGGTGCGGCAAATAGTGCCCAGTACGCCGCAAACCTTGCACGCGCCAGCAAAGACCCAGTCACATGGTGGGATATGACCTTTTTGGCAGCTAACTCGCTGCGTCAAAATGGGGACTACAGTGGCGCGTGCGAAGTCCTGCAATCACTGTTGGAGCACTCCCTCACCCGGGAAAACGATGCTCTCTCGCTGCGCGCCCATCAAGTCATGGCAGCGGCAATGCTTGACGCAGGTTCTTTGCAGGACTCGATTATCCACGCAACCCAGGCTGTTGAAATTGGCTCCGGCGATAGTGCCGAAGAGTTTAGCGCGTACCTGATGGCGCTACAGACACTTGTTGGCGCCCTTGCTGAGTCCGGCCGCCTCGACGAGGCCTGGACACATACCCTAACTCTTGCCGAAGCTGTCAATGAGGAGACCTCTGCGCAGATAGCGGGAGAAATTCATTGGGTCATCGGCAACGTGGCGTTCATTCGTCAAGACACTCGCGCAGGACTCAAACATCACGCCAAGGCGAGCCACCTTCTTTCCCCTTCTGTGGATCTTTCTCGTTGGGCCCAGTTCAACAAAGCAACAGCCTGGGTGCGGCTAACAGCAGGAGTCGTGGAACCAGCCACGCTGCAAGCCATTGAACGCAGCGAGCTGGCCCACTCAATAGTTGGTGCCACGACGGCTGAAAACTTAGAAATCTTGCTTTTGCGTGCCCGCTGGAATTATCTCAACGGGGACTTTCCCCAGGCTTTAGAACTTTTGGGGCTCATTGAAGCGCAGAAGACCGAGCTTGCTCCTCACATTGCCGGGGACAGCGCTTTGGTATTGGGCAATGTTTTGCAGGCATCGGGCCGTCTCCAAGAGGCCCTTGGTGCATATCGGGATGCTCAGGATAGGTATGTCCGGGCTGGCGCACTTGATCGTGCAGCCGTGGCTCGGGACCATGCCGCCCAGATTGCTACCGACCGTACCTAA
- a CDS encoding DUF6541 family protein: protein MSSWFEALPAFIVALFILTLPGAAVLATLRVRSLMAFCLAPAVSVSIVAVSAIVAPLIHLPWHIPVVLLGTLVTAATAASARYFIPALKIALPLRKEKFRASILPMLAGVLLALAMTTTLLVLVAQNPEQFTQGYDSVFHLNATAFAVETSNASSFALSSFILPTVKAAFYPGAWHGLTSLLAILTGISIPAATNIMWLAVAGFVWPLSCVFLTRVLFGGKAMLLVCAGAFAAAFPAFPWLLVQYGSAYPNALSNALVPVGIGLVLLILRPTVHSGLNPAQALAVVALFLPGAITAQPNGVFSVLLVLTPLLGYLLYSWIRTAFGRSSFHGWKRLGFFVMVTAAVLAALYTLPQIRSLFNYTSPAFLSFPLALIRNFTHAPAPIWFPALALSALVLIGVRAGFHLTGLRWLPASLVLLILTYPLSAGTNFVLANIAMAPWWDNPERIAALMPLLAVPLAALGMVTLSGWFSHRFPKIFSGSALWQRKGKTAAVAALVVVLTFTNPGLWQMKEQVGIMYNVPASPNGLAQVDAQELALIHRLGNYTTKDDVIANNPYNGSALAMALAERTMLFPYSSQGDLSPDLYMLRFWLNRIGTDQEVCAAAKRLGVTYLLDFGTDYIPAFNNPRSLYPGVTLAPDSAAFSLVASEGHAKLYRLTKCGGVSISEKP, encoded by the coding sequence GTGAGTTCATGGTTTGAAGCGCTGCCAGCTTTCATTGTGGCGTTGTTTATACTCACCCTGCCCGGCGCGGCTGTGCTGGCAACGTTGCGTGTACGCTCTTTGATGGCCTTTTGTCTGGCCCCTGCAGTATCTGTTTCGATTGTGGCTGTCAGCGCCATAGTTGCCCCCTTGATCCATCTGCCATGGCACATCCCGGTGGTGCTACTGGGGACGCTAGTTACGGCCGCGACAGCTGCTTCTGCACGGTACTTCATCCCGGCCCTAAAAATTGCGTTACCCCTGCGCAAGGAAAAGTTCAGGGCAAGCATCCTCCCAATGCTGGCGGGAGTCTTGCTGGCACTGGCAATGACAACGACATTGTTGGTCTTGGTTGCCCAAAATCCTGAACAGTTCACCCAAGGCTACGACTCGGTATTCCACCTGAACGCCACAGCGTTTGCCGTGGAAACATCCAACGCCTCCTCCTTCGCCCTCTCAAGCTTCATTCTTCCCACAGTTAAAGCCGCCTTCTACCCTGGCGCATGGCACGGTCTCACCAGTCTGCTTGCCATCCTCACCGGCATCAGCATTCCCGCTGCCACCAACATCATGTGGCTAGCAGTGGCCGGTTTTGTATGGCCGCTAAGTTGCGTGTTCCTCACGCGTGTGTTGTTCGGCGGCAAAGCTATGCTGCTCGTCTGCGCAGGTGCTTTTGCCGCAGCTTTTCCTGCTTTCCCGTGGCTTTTAGTGCAGTACGGCTCCGCCTATCCAAATGCTCTGTCCAACGCACTGGTACCTGTGGGGATCGGGTTGGTGTTGCTGATCCTGCGACCCACCGTCCATTCGGGCCTGAACCCTGCACAAGCGTTGGCTGTCGTGGCACTGTTCCTGCCTGGTGCAATCACAGCCCAGCCCAACGGCGTGTTCAGCGTCCTGCTGGTGCTAACACCCCTGTTGGGCTATTTGCTGTATTCCTGGATACGCACCGCTTTTGGCCGCAGCTCCTTCCATGGCTGGAAGCGGTTGGGTTTCTTTGTGATGGTGACAGCTGCCGTTTTAGCCGCGTTGTATACGCTTCCCCAAATTCGTAGTCTGTTCAATTACACAAGCCCAGCGTTTTTGTCCTTCCCGCTGGCGCTGATCCGCAATTTCACCCACGCTCCGGCGCCCATCTGGTTTCCGGCGTTGGCCTTGAGCGCATTGGTTCTCATAGGTGTGCGCGCCGGTTTTCATCTCACTGGATTGCGCTGGTTGCCGGCCTCTTTGGTGCTGCTAATTCTCACTTATCCACTATCAGCCGGCACAAACTTTGTGCTGGCGAACATCGCGATGGCTCCCTGGTGGGACAATCCGGAACGAATTGCTGCGCTGATGCCCCTGCTGGCGGTGCCACTGGCGGCCCTTGGCATGGTCACGCTTTCTGGCTGGTTTAGCCACCGTTTCCCAAAGATCTTTTCCGGTTCGGCCCTGTGGCAGCGCAAAGGCAAGACGGCGGCGGTGGCAGCGCTCGTCGTCGTACTGACTTTCACTAACCCGGGACTGTGGCAGATGAAAGAGCAGGTGGGCATTATGTATAACGTCCCTGCGAGTCCTAACGGGCTGGCGCAGGTGGATGCCCAGGAGCTTGCGTTGATCCACCGGCTCGGGAACTACACCACCAAGGATGATGTGATTGCCAATAATCCTTATAACGGCTCAGCTCTTGCCATGGCGCTGGCAGAGCGGACAATGCTCTTTCCTTATAGTTCCCAAGGCGATCTAAGTCCGGACTTGTACATGCTGCGGTTTTGGCTCAACCGCATCGGTACTGATCAAGAGGTTTGTGCGGCTGCAAAACGGCTGGGTGTGACATACCTCCTTGATTTTGGCACGGACTATATTCCAGCGTTTAATAACCCCCGATCCCTCTACCCGGGTGTGACTCTGGCACCAGATTCGGCGGCCTTTTCCTTGGTGGCCAGTGAGGGCCATGCCAAGCTGTACAGGCTGACCAAGTGTGGCGGCGTCTCGATCTCCGAAAAGCCCTAG
- a CDS encoding zinc ribbon domain-containing protein YjdM, producing MSETLSPCPVCACEYTYQMGELLVCPECAHEFVPVQAPDAAHDALVQAVVKDAVGNVLNDGDTVSIVKTMKIKGSPQDLKIGTKVRNIRLIDPVNGHDIDAKVDGFGAMKLKSSVVKKA from the coding sequence ATGAGTGAGACCCTTTCTCCGTGCCCCGTTTGCGCCTGTGAATACACCTACCAGATGGGCGAATTATTGGTTTGCCCAGAATGTGCACATGAATTTGTGCCGGTCCAAGCACCTGATGCGGCGCACGACGCGTTGGTTCAGGCGGTAGTTAAGGACGCTGTGGGAAATGTCTTGAACGACGGCGACACTGTGAGCATCGTGAAAACGATGAAGATTAAGGGTAGCCCGCAAGATTTGAAAATTGGTACCAAAGTTCGCAATATCCGCCTTATAGACCCCGTCAATGGGCATGACATTGACGCCAAGGTCGACGGCTTCGGCGCCATGAAACTTAAATCCAGTGTGGTCAAAAAGGCCTGA
- a CDS encoding metallophosphoesterase — MSRTYAAPSRLSTFSAAAGVVLAAGAGAVAYGALIERHWFALREESLAILPPGSAPFTVLHLSDIHLSPGQHKKTRWLRELASLQPDLVVNTGDNLSHPDAIAPLLDALGPLMKFPGVFVPGSNDYFAPSFKNPFSYLTGPSKHPSGTRHHPIPLDTQALHTGFGLGGWVDLTNRAQSLPMNGIRFDFSGVDDPHLNRERYAGWPQGSINQDSAPHVKIAVAHAPYQRVLDHFTQEGADLILAGHTHGGQVCIPGYGALVSNCDLPTWRARGLNDWEAYGRTTPVNVSAGIGTARTAPFRFACRPEAVVLTLTARR; from the coding sequence ATGTCACGAACGTACGCAGCCCCGTCCCGCTTATCCACATTCAGTGCGGCGGCGGGGGTTGTCTTGGCCGCTGGTGCCGGCGCTGTGGCGTACGGTGCCTTAATTGAACGGCATTGGTTTGCACTCCGGGAAGAATCTTTGGCCATTCTCCCGCCCGGTTCGGCGCCCTTTACTGTGCTGCATCTTTCTGACATCCACTTATCCCCGGGCCAGCACAAGAAGACCCGGTGGCTCAGGGAGTTGGCCTCGTTGCAGCCGGATCTTGTGGTCAACACCGGCGATAACCTTAGCCACCCGGATGCGATTGCTCCGCTTTTGGATGCCCTCGGTCCGCTAATGAAGTTCCCGGGGGTTTTTGTACCGGGCTCAAACGACTATTTTGCCCCTAGTTTCAAAAACCCTTTCTCCTATCTAACAGGTCCCTCTAAGCACCCATCCGGGACCAGGCACCATCCCATCCCGCTGGACACGCAGGCACTGCACACGGGCTTTGGGCTTGGTGGTTGGGTCGATCTGACAAACCGTGCCCAATCCCTTCCGATGAACGGCATTCGCTTCGATTTCAGCGGCGTTGACGATCCACATCTAAACCGGGAGCGTTACGCCGGTTGGCCGCAGGGTTCAATCAACCAAGATTCCGCCCCGCACGTGAAAATCGCTGTGGCGCATGCCCCGTATCAGCGTGTTCTTGACCATTTCACTCAAGAGGGCGCGGATTTGATCCTTGCTGGCCATACCCATGGCGGCCAGGTCTGCATTCCCGGCTACGGGGCACTTGTCAGTAATTGCGACTTGCCTACGTGGCGAGCTCGGGGCCTCAATGACTGGGAGGCCTATGGACGTACGACGCCGGTGAACGTCTCCGCAGGGATAGGCACCGCACGCACTGCCCCCTTCCGCTTCGCGTGCAGGCCTGAAGCTGTTGTGTTGACTCTCACGGCTCGACGCTAG